A single genomic interval of Streptococcus oralis subsp. dentisani harbors:
- a CDS encoding GNAT family N-acetyltransferase: protein MIQIVRAGAEDLETVIAIQRASFKAVYEKYQDEYDPYLEDRERIKWKLVERPNSYYYFLKEKDENIGFLRVQTNEELTEAWLGTAAILPQYQGKGYGSEGLRLLEKEFPTIKQWDLCTVLQDAGMVAFYEKNGYRQTHIEPEKEGMDMVYMKKLIDK, encoded by the coding sequence ATGATTCAGATTGTCCGAGCAGGAGCAGAGGATTTAGAAACCGTAATTGCAATTCAAAGGGCTAGCTTTAAGGCTGTCTATGAAAAATACCAAGATGAGTATGATCCCTACCTAGAGGATCGTGAACGAATCAAGTGGAAATTGGTTGAGCGTCCCAATAGTTATTACTACTTTTTGAAAGAAAAGGACGAAAATATCGGATTTTTACGAGTTCAGACCAATGAGGAATTGACGGAGGCTTGGTTGGGAACGGCAGCGATTTTGCCCCAGTATCAAGGAAAAGGTTATGGTTCTGAGGGATTGAGATTACTGGAAAAGGAATTTCCAACGATTAAACAGTGGGATTTGTGTACGGTATTACAGGATGCGGGCATGGTCGCCTTTTATGAGAAAAATGGCTACCGTCAAACCCATATCGAGCCTGAAAAAGAAGGTATGGATATGGTTTACATGAAAAAATTGATTGACAAATAG
- a CDS encoding replication-associated recombination protein A, which translates to MPDNLALRMRPKTIDQVIGQKHLVGPGKIIRRMVEANRLSSMILYGPPGIGKTSIASAIAGTTKYAFRTFNATVDSKKRLQEIAEEAKFSGGLVLLLDEIHRLDKTKQDFLLPLLESGLVIMIGATTENPFFSVTPAIRSRVQIFELEPLSNQEVKEALQIALSNPERGFDFPVELDEDALDFIATSTNGDLRSAFNSLDLAVLSTPENDKGIRHITLDIMENSLQRSYITMDKDGDGHYDVLSALQKSIRGSDVDASLHYAARLIEAGDLPSLARRLTVIAYEDIGLANPEAQIHTVTALDAAQKIGFPEARILIANVVIDLALSPKSNSAYVAMDKALADLKTSGHLPIPRHLRDGHYSGSKELGNAQDYLYPHNYPGNWVKQDYLPEKIRNHHYFQAEDTGKYERALAQRKEAIDRLRKI; encoded by the coding sequence ATGCCAGACAATCTCGCGCTTCGCATGCGCCCAAAAACCATCGACCAGGTCATCGGTCAGAAGCATCTGGTCGGACCTGGAAAAATCATCCGCCGCATGGTGGAAGCCAATCGTCTGTCCTCCATGATTCTCTACGGACCTCCAGGAATCGGAAAGACCAGTATCGCCTCAGCCATCGCTGGAACGACCAAGTATGCCTTTCGGACCTTTAACGCGACAGTTGATAGTAAAAAACGGCTACAAGAAATCGCGGAAGAGGCTAAATTTTCAGGTGGACTAGTTCTGCTACTGGACGAGATTCACCGTCTTGACAAGACCAAGCAAGACTTTCTACTTCCCCTCTTGGAAAGTGGTCTGGTCATCATGATTGGGGCTACGACTGAAAATCCTTTTTTTTCTGTCACTCCAGCCATTCGTAGTCGCGTTCAAATTTTTGAGTTGGAACCTCTGTCTAACCAAGAAGTCAAAGAGGCTCTACAGATAGCTCTAAGTAACCCTGAGCGTGGTTTTGATTTTCCAGTAGAACTAGATGAGGATGCGCTGGACTTCATCGCAACCTCTACAAACGGAGACCTGCGCTCTGCCTTTAACTCACTGGATTTGGCTGTTCTTTCTACCCCTGAGAATGATAAGGGCATTCGCCATATCACTCTAGACATCATGGAAAATAGTCTTCAGAGAAGCTACATCACTATGGACAAGGATGGAGACGGTCACTATGATGTTCTATCTGCCCTGCAAAAGTCTATCCGTGGCTCAGATGTTGATGCCAGTCTTCACTATGCTGCCCGCTTGATTGAGGCTGGGGATCTGCCAAGTCTCGCTCGTCGCTTGACCGTTATCGCCTATGAAGATATCGGTTTGGCCAACCCTGAAGCCCAGATTCATACCGTGACTGCTCTGGATGCTGCCCAGAAGATTGGGTTCCCAGAAGCCCGCATTCTCATTGCCAATGTCGTGATTGATTTGGCCCTTTCTCCAAAATCCAACTCAGCCTATGTAGCTATGGATAAGGCACTTGCTGACCTCAAAACATCAGGGCACTTGCCTATTCCGCGACACCTGCGTGATGGACACTACAGCGGAAGCAAGGAACTAGGGAATGCCCAAGACTATCTCTATCCACACAACTATCCTGGAAATTGGGTCAAGCAAGACTATCTACCAGAAAAAATTCGTAATCATCACTATTTCCAAGCAGAAGATACTGGTAAATATGAACGGGCTTTGGCTCAAAGAAAGGAAGCTATCGACCGTTTGCGAAAAATCTGA
- a CDS encoding NUDIX hydrolase: protein MEIEISDFTGCKIALFCDDRILTILRDDKGNIPWPNMWELPGGGREGDESPFECAAREVFEELGIRLTKDCLLWSKVYPSMLFEGKESVFLVGKLTQEQFDSIVFGDEGQGYRLMSIDEFLGSDKVVPQLQDRVRDYMEEVK, encoded by the coding sequence ATGGAAATAGAAATTTCTGATTTTACAGGTTGTAAAATTGCCCTCTTTTGTGATGATAGAATTTTGACCATTTTGCGTGATGACAAGGGAAATATTCCATGGCCCAATATGTGGGAACTGCCAGGTGGTGGGCGCGAAGGTGATGAAAGTCCTTTCGAGTGCGCAGCGCGTGAAGTTTTTGAGGAACTGGGAATTCGTCTGACTAAAGATTGCCTGCTTTGGAGTAAGGTTTATCCCAGCATGCTTTTTGAGGGGAAGGAATCCGTCTTTCTAGTTGGCAAGTTAACGCAGGAACAGTTTGATAGTATCGTCTTTGGCGATGAAGGACAGGGCTATAGACTGATGAGCATTGACGAATTTCTTGGCTCAGATAAGGTCGTGCCCCAGTTGCAGGATAGAGTGAGGGATTATATGGAGGAAGTAAAATGA
- a CDS encoding DUF2785 domain-containing protein, translating to MYQVLQRKVTEEKPSYSREEIQWLLEHLGDASPKIRDELVFTSLARGIQEELFSLEQFQFISEEVSSDEGLYKEIDSRGVSALKRSFRALIYANLLSCDGTKESLYYQQLSSPIRATMLNQGLYYLTKEKETTGYSHQYGWVHAFAHGADLLTEVICHPSFPKSDIAEAFEIIGKIFKGVDIRFTNDEDWRLARAFYEPILRGKIETSLLTAWLQTVEFPLKEANDFQKFSNFRSCLLEVYIKLDQKNFLQDELKEAIQSFQY from the coding sequence ATGTATCAAGTATTACAAAGAAAAGTGACAGAAGAAAAACCAAGCTATAGCCGAGAAGAAATTCAGTGGTTGCTTGAGCACTTGGGAGATGCCTCTCCAAAAATTCGAGACGAACTTGTTTTTACGAGTTTGGCTAGAGGGATTCAAGAAGAGTTGTTTTCCCTTGAGCAGTTTCAGTTTATCTCAGAAGAGGTCTCCTCTGATGAAGGACTATACAAGGAGATTGATAGTAGAGGAGTTTCGGCTCTTAAACGTTCTTTTAGGGCGCTTATTTATGCCAATCTACTGTCCTGCGATGGTACTAAGGAATCACTTTATTACCAGCAGTTGTCTTCTCCTATCAGGGCTACCATGCTAAATCAAGGATTGTACTATCTTACAAAGGAAAAAGAGACGACGGGCTACTCTCATCAGTATGGTTGGGTTCACGCTTTTGCGCATGGGGCTGATCTTTTGACGGAAGTTATATGCCATCCTAGCTTTCCAAAGTCAGATATAGCCGAAGCATTTGAAATCATTGGGAAAATCTTTAAAGGAGTTGATATTCGTTTTACAAATGATGAAGATTGGCGGTTAGCCAGAGCGTTTTATGAACCAATCTTACGAGGGAAAATCGAAACGTCTCTACTCACTGCTTGGCTGCAAACAGTCGAATTTCCCCTGAAAGAAGCAAATGATTTCCAGAAATTTTCCAATTTCAGATCCTGTCTGTTGGAAGTCTATATCAAACTTGATCAGAAAAACTTTTTACAAGATGAGTTGAAAGAAGCTATTCAATCTTTTCAATACTAG
- a CDS encoding DUF3013 family protein — MATYGFLDVLEEELDKNFPFDYEISWDKRNHAVEVSFLLEAQNATGVEMVDEDGEVSSDDILFEEAVLFYNPAKSTVNEEDYLTVIPYLPKKGFSREFLAYFALFLKDTAEVGLDALMDFLEDPEAEEFVMEWNQEVFEEGKVGLEEGEFYPYPRY; from the coding sequence ATGGCAACATACGGATTTTTAGATGTTTTAGAGGAAGAGTTGGACAAGAACTTTCCCTTTGATTATGAGATTAGTTGGGACAAGCGCAACCACGCGGTAGAAGTGAGTTTTCTATTGGAAGCGCAAAACGCTACAGGAGTGGAGATGGTGGATGAAGACGGAGAGGTGTCGTCAGACGATATTCTCTTTGAGGAAGCGGTACTTTTTTACAATCCTGCCAAGTCAACTGTTAATGAGGAAGATTATTTGACTGTTATCCCTTACCTGCCTAAAAAAGGTTTTTCACGTGAATTCTTAGCCTATTTTGCGCTTTTCCTTAAAGATACTGCCGAGGTTGGACTAGATGCGCTCATGGACTTTTTGGAAGACCCAGAAGCAGAAGAGTTCGTCATGGAATGGAACCAAGAAGTCTTTGAAGAAGGAAAAGTCGGCTTGGAAGAGGGAGAGTTTTATCCTTATCCGAGATACTAG
- the pepF gene encoding oligoendopeptidase F has translation MEQKHRSEFPEKELWDLTALYQDREDFLRAIEKTREDINQFSRDYKGNLHTFEDFEKAFAELEQIYIQMNHIGNYAFMPQTTDYSNEEFANIAQAGMEFETDASVALTFFDDALVAADEEVLNRLGDLPHLTAAIRQAKIKKAHYLGADVEKALTNLGEVFYSPQDIYTKMRAGDFEMADFEAHGKIYKNSFVTYENFYQNHEDAEVREKSFRSFSEGLRKHQNTAAAAYLAQVKSEKLLADMKGYDSVFDYLLAEQEVDRAMFDRQIDLIMKDFAPVAQRYLKHVAKVNGLEKMTFADWKLDLDSALNPEVTIDDAYDLVMKSVEPLGQEYCQEVARYQEERWVDFAANSGKDSGGYAADPYRVHPYVLMSWTGRLSDVYTLIHEIGHSGQFIFSDNHQSYFNAHMSTYYVEAPSTFNELLLSDYLEHQSDDPRQKRFALAHRLTDTYFHNFITHLLEAAFQRKVYTLIEEGETFGASKLNSIMKEVLTDFWGDAIEIDDDAALTWMRQAHYYMGLYSYTYSAGLVISTAGYLHLKNSETGARDWLNLLKSGGSKTPLESAMIIGADISTDKPLRDTIQFLSDTVDQIIAYSAELGE, from the coding sequence ATGGAACAAAAACATCGTTCAGAATTTCCAGAGAAGGAACTTTGGGACTTAACAGCCCTATACCAAGACCGTGAGGATTTCTTGCGTGCAATTGAGAAAACGCGCGAAGACATCAATCAATTTAGCCGTGACTACAAGGGCAATCTTCACACTTTTGAAGATTTTGAGAAGGCCTTTGCGGAATTGGAGCAAATCTACATTCAGATGAACCATATTGGCAATTATGCCTTTATGCCGCAGACTACAGACTATAGCAATGAAGAATTTGCCAATATTGCACAAGCTGGTATGGAATTTGAGACAGATGCTAGTGTAGCCTTGACCTTCTTTGACGACGCTTTGGTGGCGGCAGATGAAGAAGTTTTGAATCGTTTGGGTGACTTGCCACATTTGACAGCAGCCATTCGTCAGGCCAAAATCAAAAAAGCCCACTACCTAGGGGCTGATGTGGAGAAGGCCTTGACCAATCTCGGTGAAGTTTTCTACAGCCCACAGGATATTTACACTAAGATGCGAGCTGGGGACTTTGAAATGGCTGACTTTGAAGCCCATGGAAAAATCTACAAAAACAGCTTTGTGACCTACGAAAACTTCTACCAAAACCACGAGGACGCTGAGGTTCGTGAGAAATCTTTCCGTTCTTTCTCAGAAGGCCTTCGTAAGCACCAAAATACAGCTGCAGCAGCCTATCTAGCTCAGGTCAAGTCTGAGAAATTGTTGGCAGATATGAAGGGCTATGATTCGGTCTTTGATTATCTTCTAGCTGAGCAAGAAGTGGACCGTGCCATGTTTGACCGCCAGATTGACCTCATCATGAAGGACTTTGCGCCAGTTGCTCAGAGATACCTCAAGCATGTTGCCAAGGTCAATGGTCTTGAAAAGATGACTTTTGCAGACTGGAAATTGGACTTGGACAGCGCCCTGAATCCAGAAGTGACTATTGATGATGCCTATGATTTGGTCATGAAGTCAGTAGAACCTTTGGGACAAGAATATTGTCAGGAAGTTGCGCGCTATCAAGAAGAACGCTGGGTGGACTTCGCTGCCAATAGTGGCAAGGATTCTGGTGGTTATGCGGCGGATCCATATCGTGTGCACCCTTATGTCCTCATGAGCTGGACAGGTCGTTTGAGTGATGTCTATACCTTGATTCATGAAATTGGGCATTCTGGTCAATTTATCTTTTCAGATAATCACCAAAGCTACTTCAATGCCCATATGTCGACCTACTATGTTGAAGCGCCATCAACCTTCAATGAATTGCTTCTCAGTGATTATTTGGAGCACCAATCTGATGACCCGCGTCAAAAACGTTTTGCCCTTGCTCACCGCTTGACAGATACCTACTTCCATAATTTCATCACCCACCTCTTGGAAGCAGCCTTTCAGCGTAAGGTTTATACATTGATTGAAGAGGGAGAAACCTTTGGAGCAAGCAAGCTTAACAGCATTATGAAGGAAGTCTTGACGGATTTCTGGGGAGATGCCATTGAAATTGACGACGATGCGGCACTCACTTGGATGCGCCAAGCTCACTACTACATGGGCTTGTATAGCTACACTTACTCAGCCGGACTAGTCATCTCGACTGCGGGTTACCTCCATCTGAAAAACTCTGAGACTGGAGCTAGAGACTGGCTCAATCTCCTCAAATCAGGTGGCAGCAAAACACCACTTGAGTCAGCCATGATTATCGGAGCGGACATCTCAACAGACAAACCACTCCGTGATACCATCCAGTTCTTGTCAGACACAGTTGACCAGATTATCGCCTACAGTGCTGAGTTGGGGGAGTAG
- a CDS encoding MIP/aquaporin family protein, whose product MKKFVAELIGTFMLVFIGTGAVVFGNGTEGLGHLGIAFAFGLAIVVAAFSIGTVSGAHLNPAVSIAMFINKRLSSSELVNYILGQVVGAFLASGAVFFLLANSGMSTASLGENALANGVTVFGGFLFEVIATFLFVLVIMTVTSASKGNGAIAGLVIGLSLMAMILVGLNITGLSVNPARSLAPAVLVGGAALQQVWIFILAPIVGGVLAALVAKNCLGTED is encoded by the coding sequence ATGAAAAAATTTGTTGCTGAATTAATCGGTACGTTTATGCTTGTGTTCATCGGAACAGGAGCCGTTGTTTTTGGAAATGGTACAGAGGGTCTTGGACACCTTGGAATTGCTTTTGCCTTTGGTTTGGCAATCGTAGTCGCAGCTTTCTCAATCGGAACTGTTTCAGGTGCGCACTTGAACCCAGCTGTTTCAATCGCTATGTTTATTAATAAGCGTTTGTCATCTTCTGAGCTTGTAAACTACATCCTTGGACAAGTAGTTGGAGCTTTCCTTGCGTCAGGTGCGGTCTTCTTCCTCTTGGCTAACTCAGGAATGTCAACTGCTAGTCTTGGTGAAAATGCCTTGGCAAACGGTGTCACTGTCTTTGGTGGTTTCTTGTTTGAAGTTATTGCAACTTTCTTATTTGTCTTGGTTATCATGACTGTAACATCAGCAAGCAAAGGAAATGGCGCGATTGCTGGTTTGGTAATCGGTTTGTCTTTGATGGCAATGATTCTTGTGGGATTGAACATCACTGGACTTTCAGTAAACCCAGCTCGTAGCTTGGCTCCTGCTGTATTGGTTGGTGGCGCAGCTCTTCAACAAGTTTGGATTTTCATCCTTGCTCCAATCGTTGGTGGTGTACTTGCAGCTCTTGTTGCGAAAAACTGCCTTGGAACAGAAGACTAA
- a CDS encoding M50 family metallopeptidase, whose amino-acid sequence MKKFGTYLVYVLAFAFIMLAFACGTIAFAELGSSAVLVFTFGYTFALLSIYLIFILHELGHAFCGYLTGYRLVAFGLGHFLLTKKSGRFHLSRTAVMKNVGAQYIGLKEDESDQRIILMLSGGLMIHLSLILLAILFGFLTKSWYFASTWIFLNLSFFLNNALPVGITDGAKIWELLQHPENTKYAYLVLRHSAQTLLAPQEYDLKDFIMPVSEDASGSFAESIQTLEGVVFILDGHLETAKKLFQSLLERTEHSLSETFCQLYLLQIALLEGDNEKAEEYASIRSVKSFLSLKMADVQMIQAWYQFKVKKNIAQTRKAMKIARQKMNSSRMLRDEKRYYENWLAELEKALAEGV is encoded by the coding sequence ATGAAAAAATTTGGGACGTATTTGGTTTATGTGCTAGCTTTTGCCTTTATTATGCTAGCTTTTGCTTGTGGCACTATCGCATTTGCAGAGTTGGGGTCTTCCGCAGTTTTAGTCTTTACTTTTGGTTATACCTTCGCTCTTCTAAGCATATATTTAATCTTTATTCTTCATGAGCTGGGTCATGCTTTTTGTGGTTACTTGACAGGCTATCGACTGGTAGCTTTTGGATTAGGACATTTTCTTTTGACCAAAAAGTCTGGCAGGTTTCATCTTAGTCGAACAGCCGTTATGAAAAATGTTGGTGCTCAGTATATTGGTTTAAAGGAGGACGAAAGCGATCAAAGAATCATTCTGATGCTTTCAGGAGGTTTGATGATTCATCTCAGCTTGATATTATTGGCGATATTGTTTGGATTTTTGACAAAAAGCTGGTATTTTGCTAGTACTTGGATTTTTCTTAATTTGTCTTTCTTCCTAAACAACGCCTTGCCAGTCGGCATTACCGATGGAGCGAAAATCTGGGAATTGCTACAACATCCTGAAAATACCAAATACGCTTACTTGGTGTTGAGGCATTCTGCCCAAACTTTGCTTGCTCCTCAAGAGTATGATTTGAAAGACTTTATCATGCCTGTTTCTGAGGATGCAAGTGGGAGCTTTGCAGAAAGTATTCAAACTCTTGAGGGAGTGGTTTTCATATTGGATGGTCATTTAGAGACAGCTAAAAAGCTATTTCAATCTTTACTAGAGAGAACAGAACACTCGCTGTCTGAAACTTTTTGCCAGCTGTACCTTCTTCAAATCGCCTTGCTAGAAGGTGATAATGAGAAGGCGGAGGAATATGCAAGTATTCGAAGTGTTAAGTCCTTCTTATCTCTAAAAATGGCAGATGTGCAGATGATTCAAGCCTGGTATCAATTTAAGGTAAAGAAAAATATAGCTCAAACTCGCAAGGCTATGAAGATTGCTAGACAGAAAATGAATAGCAGCCGAATGCTACGGGACGAGAAACGCTATTATGAAAACTGGTTAGCAGAGCTGGAAAAGGCATTAGCTGAAGGAGTCTGA
- a CDS encoding 16S rRNA (uracil(1498)-N(3))-methyltransferase — MQQYFVKGSAISPVTIEDKETSKHMFQVMRLKEDDEVTLVFDDGVKRLARVLDVEARQFELVEELADNVELPIQVTIASGFPKGDKLEFITQKVTELGASQIWAFPADWSVAKWDGKKLGKKVEKLEKIALGAAEQSKRNLVPSIQLFEKKADFLAKLDQFDSIIVAYEESAKEGETAALLQAVTGLEKGAKLLFIFGPEGGLSPAEIESFEAKGAVLAGLGPRILRAETAPLYALSALSVLVELEK; from the coding sequence ATGCAGCAGTATTTTGTCAAAGGAAGTGCTATCTCACCTGTGACCATCGAGGACAAGGAAACCAGCAAGCACATGTTTCAGGTCATGCGCCTGAAAGAAGATGATGAGGTGACTTTAGTCTTTGATGACGGGGTCAAGCGCTTGGCGCGCGTGCTGGATGTGGAAGCTCGTCAGTTTGAACTAGTGGAAGAGTTAGCTGACAATGTGGAACTGCCAATCCAAGTGACCATCGCATCTGGTTTTCCTAAGGGAGACAAGCTCGAGTTTATCACTCAAAAAGTGACGGAACTAGGAGCCAGTCAAATCTGGGCCTTTCCTGCAGATTGGTCAGTTGCTAAGTGGGATGGCAAGAAATTGGGCAAAAAGGTTGAAAAACTAGAAAAAATCGCCCTTGGAGCGGCAGAACAAAGCAAGCGTAATCTGGTCCCAAGTATCCAGCTTTTCGAGAAAAAAGCAGATTTTCTAGCTAAGCTGGACCAGTTTGACTCTATCATCGTAGCCTATGAAGAGTCGGCTAAAGAGGGAGAAACCGCTGCGCTTCTGCAAGCAGTCACTGGTCTTGAAAAAGGAGCCAAATTGCTCTTTATCTTTGGACCAGAGGGTGGCCTATCACCTGCAGAAATCGAGAGTTTTGAAGCTAAAGGAGCTGTCTTGGCAGGACTTGGCCCTCGTATCTTACGAGCAGAAACAGCACCGCTTTATGCTTTATCAGCCCTTAGTGTTTTAGTAGAATTAGAGAAATAA
- the prmA gene encoding 50S ribosomal protein L11 methyltransferase has protein sequence METWQELKVTVKREGEELVSNLLIELGAQGVAIEDSMDYVGNVDRFGEIFPEVEQQEEIVVTAYYPETVDVAVVEADLQARLLELKDFMDLGEVKMGTTALAEEDWADNWKKYYEPARITHDLTIVPSWTDYKATAGEKIIKLDPGMAFGTGTHPTTKMSLFALEQVLRGGETVLDVGTGSGVLSIASSLLGAKEIFAYDLDDVAVRVAQENIELNPGMENIHVAAGDLLKGVEIEADVIVANILADILIHLTEDAYRLVKDEGYLIMSGIIKDKWDMVRESAESAGFFLETHMIQGEWNACVFKKTKDISGVIGG, from the coding sequence ATGGAAACATGGCAAGAGTTAAAAGTAACGGTGAAGCGTGAGGGAGAGGAGCTGGTCTCCAATCTCTTGATTGAGCTGGGAGCGCAAGGTGTTGCGATCGAAGATAGTATGGACTATGTGGGGAATGTGGATCGCTTCGGCGAGATTTTCCCAGAGGTTGAGCAACAAGAAGAAATCGTAGTGACAGCCTACTACCCTGAAACGGTTGATGTGGCAGTAGTTGAGGCAGATTTGCAGGCTCGTCTCCTAGAATTAAAAGATTTTATGGATTTAGGAGAGGTCAAGATGGGAACGACTGCCTTGGCTGAGGAAGACTGGGCAGACAACTGGAAGAAATATTATGAACCAGCTCGTATCACCCATGACTTGACCATTGTGCCGTCATGGACAGACTATAAGGCGACTGCGGGAGAAAAGATTATCAAGCTGGATCCTGGTATGGCCTTTGGGACTGGAACGCATCCAACGACCAAGATGAGCCTTTTTGCTTTGGAGCAAGTTCTTCGTGGTGGTGAAACGGTGCTTGATGTAGGAACTGGATCAGGTGTTCTTTCTATTGCTAGCTCGCTACTTGGTGCCAAGGAAATTTTCGCCTATGACCTGGATGATGTGGCGGTTCGTGTTGCTCAGGAAAATATTGAGCTCAACCCTGGTATGGAAAATATCCATGTAGCGGCAGGAGATTTGCTTAAGGGTGTGGAGATTGAGGCAGATGTCATCGTGGCTAATATCTTGGCGGATATTCTCATTCATCTGACAGAGGATGCTTATCGTTTGGTCAAGGACGAAGGCTACCTGATCATGAGTGGCATTATCAAGGACAAGTGGGACATGGTGCGCGAGTCGGCTGAGTCAGCTGGATTTTTCCTTGAAACTCACATGATTCAAGGGGAATGGAATGCCTGTGTCTTTAAGAAAACCAAGGATATTTCAGGTGTGATTGGAGGCTAG